Sequence from the Sphingomonas suaedae genome:
CCTCTGCGCCCAGCTCCATCAGGTAATGGACGAGGTTCCAGGTGAAGCTGTCGTAATTGTCGATGACGAGGATCATGATGCGGCGGGCTTAGCCGGGTCAGTACCCTGCGTCGAGATCGACGACATTCTTCATCGGCGCGCCCGCCACGAACGCCCTCGCATTCTCCAGGAACAGTGAAGCGGCGCGCATGAACATCTTCGTCTGCGAGCGGCCGGAGAGGTGCATCGAGTGGATGACATTGGGCGCGGTCCAGAGCGGGTGATCGGCGGGGAGCGGTTCGGGCGTCACCACGTCGAGGAAGGCGCCGGCGATGCGGCGCTGTTCCAGCGCTTCGATGAGCGCGGGCTGGTCGACCATGTCGCCGCGCGCGATGTTGACCAGCCAGGCGCCGGGCTTCATCGCTGCCAGTTCATCCGCGCCGATCATCGCTGCGGTGGCGTCGGTCGACGGGGCGGCGAGAATGATCCAGTCAAAGTCGCCGAGTCGCGCGCGCCACTGATCGGGGGTCAGCGTGGCGCTGCGGCCGGAGCGGGTGACGCCGGTCACCGCGACCCCGAACGCCGCCAGCCGATCGCCGACCATCCGCCCGATCGTGCCATAGCCGATCACCAGCGCGCGGGTTTCGAACAGCTCGACCTTGCCTGGCGCATCGCCCGGCCATTCGCGGCGGTCGGCCATGCGGACGACCTGGTCGAACCGCTTGGCGGCGGCGAGCATTCCCATCACCGCATATTCGGCGACCGCGATGGCGTTGATGCCGGTGCCGTTGGTCAGGATCGTGCCACGCTCGCGCAGCAGCGCCGTGTCGAAACCGTCGATCCCGGCATAGATGGTCGAGAGCCATTTGAGCCGCGTTCCCGCCGCCGCGATCTCCCCGGTCCAGCCGGGGCGCTGCATATCGACCCAGCCGATATCGGCATCGGCGATCAGCGCCATTGCCTCCTCGCGGCTCGCGAACCAATGCGGCTCGATCCCATCGGGCAGGCCGGATTCGATCAGCGGGCGGGCCAGCGCGGGGAGAACGGCCTTCAAAGTTCGACCTTCCAGTCCCATCCCAGCGGGTCGCCGTCCATCACCTCGACGCCCGCGCCGAGCAGCTCGTCGCGGATCGCGTCGGATCGGGCGAAATCCTTTGCAGCGCGCGCTTCCTTGCGTTGCGCGAGGCGGGTTTCGATCTCTGCCTCTGTCACCATCGCGTCGCTGGGCCGGACGCGCAGGTCGGCGCGCGAAAGGTGGAGCAGGTCCAGCCCCAGCACTTCATCGAACTGGGCGAGCGTCATCAGCCGCGCTTCCTGCCCTAGCTTCTTGTCGGCCAGCAATTCTTCCAGCAACGGTAGTGCCCGGGGGGTGTTGAGGTCGTCCGACACCGCCGTATCGAGGCGTTCGAGATAGGTTCCGGCATCGCCGCCGCCCTTGCCGTCCGCCGCCCGAAACTTTTCGGCGGCAAGGACGAGACGACGCAGGCGAACCAGCGCAGCGACCAGGTTCTCGCCGCTGAATTCTAGCTCGGACCGGTAGTGCGCCGACAGGCACATCAGGCGATAGGCGAGGGGGTGGACGCCCTTCGCCACCAATGCGTCGAGCGTGGCGATCCCGCCCTTCGACTTCGACATCTTGCCGCCGCGATCGACCAGGAAATTATTGTGCATCCAGATCTTCGCGCCGGAATCGCCGCAGCGGCAATGCGCCTGGTTCTGCGCGATCTCGTTGACGTGATGGATTTCGCGATGGTCGATCCCGCCGGTGTGGATGTCGAAGGGCAGGCCGAGCAGCTCGGCGCTCATCACCGAACATTCGAGGTGCCAGCCCGGCGCGCCGCGGCCCCAGGGCGAATCCCACTCCATCTGGCGGCTCTCGCCCGGCGGGGTGGTGCGCCAGATCGCGAAATCCTGCGGGTGGCGCTTGCCCTCGACGTTCTCGATCCGGCCTTCTCCGGCATCGTCCTGCCCGCCCGACAGCTTTCCGTAATCCGGCACGGTCGAGCTGTCGAAATACAGGCCGCTGTCGAGCTGGTAGCAGTTCGCTTCGGCAAAGCCCTTGGCGAAGTCGATCATCTTCTCGACGTAATCGGTGGCCAGCGGCATGTGATCGGGCGTGCGGATGTTAAGGTCGCGCAGGTTGCGGCGAAACACATCGGCATAATGGCGGGAGATGTCCCACGCGCTCATCCCGCGCTTCTTCGCAGCCGCTTCCATCTTGTCCTCGCCTTCATCCGCGTCCGACGTCAGATGGCCGACATCGGTGATGTTGAGGACGTGAGTAAGGCGGTGTCCCTTCCACCGCAGCACGCGGCTGAGCGTGTCGGTAAAGACATAGGCGCGCAGATTGCCGAGATGCGGGTCGCTATAGACGGTCGGCCCGCACGAATAGACGCGCACGCCCCTCGCGGGGTCGATCGGCACGAACGGTTCGAGCGTGCGGGTGAGCGAATTATAGAAAGTGAGCGGGGCCGATGTCATGGCCCCGCCATAGCGCGGCGGTGACGGGGGTCAAAGCGCCTGCCGCCCGTTACGCCGCGAGCGGCTTGGCTTTCTCGCTGACCCGGAACGATCCGGCGCCAAAGCTGCCGCCATTGTTGATCGGCAGCGCCGTGGCGCAAAAGGCGCATTCGGCCGTCATTCGCCCGATCGACCAGTGCGACTGGCCGCATCCGGGGCAGACATTCTGTTCGCCCGGGCGAAAGGCAATGCGATAGCCGCTATTGGCCGCGGTGAAGGGGGTCGTGTCGTAAAACATCGTTTCGTCTCCAGACTTGACCGGTTCGACGCTCGGAATCCGGATTTGGTTCCGGACTCGGCACGAAGCGGTTTGCCCGTGTTGCGATTGTGCAACGGTCGGGCGGTCAGTCCAACGGACGGATTCGGTCGAGCACGGTATAGGCCATCACGGCGGTCGCGACGGCGGCGTTGAGGCTGTCGGCCTTGCCCAGCATCGGAATTTTGACGCGCAGATCGCACGCCTGCGCATAGGCGGGGGGCAGCCCCTGCGCCTCGTTTCCGGTCAGCAGGAACACAGGCGCGGCGAAATCGGGCGCGCGATAATCGACCGCGCCTTCCAGCGCCAGGCCGACCAACTGCCCGGGGCCGCCGCGCAGCCAGTCATGAAATTCCTCCCACGGCGCGCGGGCGATCGGAATCGTGAACAGCGCCCCCATGCTGGCGCGTACCGCCTCGACGCTGAACGGATCGACGCACTTGTCGATCAGGATCAATCCGCCGGCGCCGACCGCATCGGCGGTGCGCAATATGGTGCCGAGATTGCCTGGATCGCGCAGCCGCTCCGCGACGAGCCAGATCGGCGCTGCGGTGCGATCGATGCGGGCGAGATCGGTGGGCAGTTCGGCATAGACACCTACCACCGCGCCCGGATTGTCCTTGCCCGACAATTTGGAGAGGATGTCGCTGTCGGTCTGGATCACCTCGCCGCCTGCGACCTCCGTCGCGGCGATCAGTTGCTGTGCCAGCGGGTGCGTGTCATGCCCCTTGGCGAAGAACAGATAGGCGGGCAGATGCCCCGCCTCGCGCGCCTCGGTCAGGATGCGCAGCCCCTCGGCCAGAAACAGCCCCTCGTCGCGGCGATGCTTCTTGTCGCGTAAGGATCGGACCCGCTTGACCAGCGGATTGGAAAAGGCGGTTATTTCGCGCACCGACTCAATCCTCGCCGAAGCGATCCTCGACCAGTTCGACCAGCTTGAGCACCGCGTTCTCGGCGCCGTCGCCCGCCGCGCTGATCGTGATCGTATCGCCCATCGCGGCGCCCAGCATCATCAGCCCCATGATCGATGTGCCGGTGACGCAATTGCCGTCTTTCTCGACCGTCAGCTCGACCGGCTGGGTCGAGGCGAGGGTGACGAACTTGGCGCTGGCACGCGCGTGCAGCCCGCGGCGGTTACCGATCAGGACGGTCCGGCTGACGCGGCTCAAGCGGCAGCCTCGCCCAGCACTTCGGATGCGACGGTGATGTATTTGCGCCCCGCCTCGCGCGCAGCGGCGACCGCCTCGGTCACCTTCATCGTCTTGCGCGCCCCGCCCAGGCGAATCAGCATCGGCAGGTTGATGCCCGCAATCACCTCGACCTTGCCCGCTTCCATCAGCGAGATGGCGAGGTTCGACGGCGTTCCGCCGAACAGGTCGGTCAGCACGATGACGCCGCGGCCGCCATCGACCGCGATGATCGCCTTGGCGATGTCGGCGCGGCGGCCCTCCATATCGTCATCGGGGCCGATCGCGATCGTGGCGATCCGCTCCTGCCGTCCGACGACATGCTCCATCGCGACGACGAACTCCTCCGCGAGCCGCCCGTGCGTCACGAGTACCAGTCCAATCATGTCTTTACGCTTGTCCCATGCGGTTCATCTTGCACCTGGCGGGCCTTCTAGCGAGTCCTGCGGCGCGGTCTGCAAGTCACGATGCGTCACCGTGGGCGAAAATCCTGCCGCGTGCAACCGGGCAGCGACCCGTTCGGCGACGTGAACCGACCGGTGTCTCCCCCCGGTACAGCCGAAGGCGATGGTAACATAGGATTTTCCCTCCGCCTGATAGCGCGGAAGCAGCAATTCGATCAGTCCCTCGATCCGCTCCAGCGCCTCATCATAGGCGGGGTCGCCCGCGACATAGGCGGCCACATCCGGGTCCTTCCCGGTCCCCGGGCGCAGCGACTCGACCCAGTGTGGATTACGCAAAAACCGCATGTCGAAGACAAGGTCGGCGCCCGCCGGGATGCTGCGCGCAAAGCCGAACGACATGATGGACAGGACCGTTTCGCCAAGGCCGGGACCGGAGAACGTCTTGCGAATTTGCTGGGCGAGGTCGTTGGACGAGAGGTTGCTGGTGTCGATCACGCGGTTCGCCCAGCGGCGCAGCGGCTGGAGCAGGTCGCGCTCCCGGGTAATGCCGTCGCTCGCCGGGCGGTCGAGCGCGAGAGGATGGCGACGGCGCGTTTCCGAATAGCGCCGTTCCAGTTCAGCGCCCGAACAGTCGAGGAACAATGTTCCCATGTCATAGCCGCGCTCGTCGCGCAGCTTCTTGATGCGGCGCACGATGCTGTCGGCGTCGAAGGCGCGGGTGCGGGTGCCGATGCCGAAGGCGAGCGGGCGGTCGTCGCCGTCGCTGCCCTCGGGCGGCTCGGTGTCGAGCAGGCGATTGAGGAGGAGAAGGGGCAGGTTGTCGACCACCTCCCAGCCCAGATCCTCCAGCGTGCGCAACACGGTCGACTTGCCCGCACCCGACATGCCGGTGACGAGCAAAATCTGCTTGGGTCGCCGCTTGCTCATGTGGAGGGCGCCACAAGGTGCCGCAGCGCCAGCTCGACCTTGATCGGCGCGGAAGGCTCGAGCGCGGGAAGGACGACTTCGGGCACATCCACGCCGGCGATCCGGCGGGTGCGTGGCGCCTCGGGCATACGTGGTGGCGTTTCGACGATCGAGACGATCAGCGCGACCGGTGTGCGATCGGCATGGGGCATCGGGACGACGCCGATCCCGCGCACCTCGATCTTCCCCGCGATGGTCGCCGGGGCGCAGGCATGGAGCACGCCGTCGGTGCGCGCGCAGATCGTGTAATCGTCCGCGACGAGCAGCGCGCCGCGATCGATCAGGCGCAGCGCCAGATCGGACTTGCCCTCGCCCGAGCGGCCCTCGATCAGCACGGCGCGGCCATCGATCGCGACGCTGGTCGCATGGAGCGTTTCGGAGGAAAGGATCGCCACGGGTCTCTTATAGCCTCCGATAAGTCACGCAGGTTGCACCAGCGGCAAGCGCACCACGAATCGCGCGCCGTGCATCCGGTCCTCGCGCGATTCCACCCCGAGCGAGCCCTGATGGCCTTCGACGATGGTCCGCGCGATCGCAAGCCCTAGTCCCGAATGCTTGCCGAATTCCTCGCTTTCGGGACGGACCGAGTGGAAGCGGCGGAAGATCGCCTCGCGCGCCTCTTCCGGTACGCCGGGGCCTTCGTCCTCGACTCGCGCCTCCAGCATGTCGCCGCGCACTGCGAGCGAGAGCGCGACCGTTCCGCCTTCGGGCGAGAAGGAGATGGCGTTGTCGATCAGATTTTCGAACACCCGCTCCAGCCGCGCACCTTCGCCCATCACCATCGGCAGCATATCGACCGGACGGTCGAAGCGAAGCCGCACGCCGCGTTCGACCCCGCGCGTCTCATGCTGCGCGATCAGTCCGGCGATCATTGCGGCGAGATCGATGGGATCGAATTTGGCGCGGGAGAGCTGCGCGTCGAGCCGCGACGCTTCGGAAATGTCGCTGATGAGCCGGTCGAGCCGCAGCACATCGTCGCGCACCACCGCCAGCAATTGCTCCTGAAGTGCGGGGTCGCGGATAGCGGCAAGGCTGTCCACCGCGGAGCGCAGCGAGGCGAGCGGGTTTTTCAGCTCGTGCGTCAGATCGGCGGCAAAGGCTTCGGTCGCGTCGATCCGCGCGCGCAGCGCGAGGCTCATGTCGGAGAGCGAGCGCGCGAGATGGCCGATCTCGTCGCGGCGTTCGGGCAGGCGCGGCACCACCACTTCGCGCGCGCGGCCAAGGCGTACCCGCACTGCTGCGCGCGCAAGCCGACGCAGTGGCCGCACGATGGTCCGCGCCAGGAACAACGACAGGAAGATCGACAGGCCGACCGCGACCCCCAGCACCACGCCGAGGCGGAACCGCTCGACCCGCACCGTCTGGGTGATGTCGCGCGCATTGACGGTGGTGAACACCGCGCCGTCGGGGCCGAACGGGGCGGCAGCGGTAATGACCGGGGTGCGGTCGGGCGCGCGCCACACGCTCGCGGTCGTTGCGCCGGTATCGAAAGCGGTGCGCAGGTCCGGCCACTCCAGCCCCTTGTCGGGAGCGCGTTCGCGGAATTGCGAGACGCGGTCGGCGCCCGCCACCTTGTCGATCACCGCGTCGAGGAAGCGCGCGGCGGTCTGGTTCCACGGGTCCTTGTCGGGATCGCGCAGCACGACATTGGCAAGCCCCATCGCGCGCGTATCGAGCTGTACGCGACCGGCGCGGTCATAGATGCGAATGCGGCTGCCGCTGGTCCGCGCAAGGCGCAGGATCAGCGCGTCGCGATCGATCTTTGGCGTAGAGGCGATCGCCTGCGCGATCAGCGTCGCCTCGCGGCTCGCCTGGGCGACGCGGCTGTCGACGATCCGCGCGCGATAGCTGTCGAGATAGAAGAACCCTCCGGCCAGCATCGCCAGCGCGAAGATGTTGACCGCCAGGATGCGCGGCGTGAGGCTGAGCCGCGCCGACCAGCGCAGCGCCAGATCCCGCTCGTCGCGCGAGGCGGCGGGCTTATTCGTCGGAGAAGCGATATCCGGCGCCATAAAGGGTCTCGATCGCGTCGAATTCGGGATCGACCTGCCGGAATTTGCGCCGCACCCGCTTGATATGGCTGTCGATGGTGCGGTCATCGACATAGATGTCGTCCTGATAGGCCGCGTCCATCAGCTGGTTGCGCGTCTTGACGATGCCGGGCCGTTGGGCGAGCGTTTCGAGGATCATGAACTCGGTGACGGTGAGCGTCACAGTGTCGCCCTTCCACGTCACCTTGTGCCGCGCCGGGTCCATCGTCAGCGGCCCGCGTTCGAGCACCGGCTGGACCTCCTGCGCCGGCTCCTCGCCGACGGGCGCGGCGAGCGCCTCGGTGCGGCGCAGGATCGCGCGGATACGGGCGATCAGCAGCCGCTGGCTGAACGGCTTGGCGATATAGTCGTCCGCCCCCATCGCCAACCCCAGCGCCTCGTCCAGCTCGTCGTCCTTGCTGGTGAGGAAGATCACCGGGATCTGGCTCTTTTCGCGCAGCCGGCGCAGCAGCTCCAGCCCGTCCATCTTCGGCATCTTGACGTCGAGCACCGCCAAATCGGGCGGATTATCGACCAGCGCCTTCAGCGCCGCCTCGCCATCGGAGTAAACGCGCGTCACAAAGCCCTCGGCCTGTAGCGCGATCGACACGGAGGTCAGGATGTTCCGGTCGTCATCGACGAGCGCGATCGTTGCGGTCATGGCGTGTGACTAGCGGAATGCGGGGCGGGGCTCAACGGGGCGCAGAAATGGGGCTGTGTCGGGTCCGCGCCGCATGTCGGCAACAGGTCAGCGTTGTCAGCCAAAAATAGAGGGTTAGCCTCCATTTGACACCGGTTACTGTTGTTGACCCCCCTTTTCGCCGCTGCCTATGCGCGACTCAATGCATAGGAATGCGGCCGCTGCGGCGGACTGCGACGAGGAGAGAGACGTGACGGATCGCACGCCGAAAATCGGCCTCGACGCGCTGGGCGTCGGGGCAGGGGCCACCATTCACTGGAACCTGCTGCCTGCGCAATTGGTCGAACATGCGGTGAAGCGGGACGAGGGCAGGCTCGCCAAGGACGGGCCGCTGGTCGTCGAAACCGGCAAGCACACCGGTCGCAGCGCCAAGGACAAGTTCATCGTCCGCGATGCCGAGACCGAGAATAGCGTGTGGTGGGGCAGCACCAATGTCGGGATGACGCCCGAGCATTTCGCGGCGCTCAAGGCTGATTTCCTCGCGTACCTTGGCACCAAGGACATTTTGTTCGTCCA
This genomic interval carries:
- a CDS encoding HPr kinase/phosphorylase: MAILSSETLHATSVAIDGRAVLIEGRSGEGKSDLALRLIDRGALLVADDYTICARTDGVLHACAPATIAGKIEVRGIGVVPMPHADRTPVALIVSIVETPPRMPEAPRTRRIAGVDVPEVVLPALEPSAPIKVELALRHLVAPST
- the cysS gene encoding cysteine--tRNA ligase, with the protein product MTSAPLTFYNSLTRTLEPFVPIDPARGVRVYSCGPTVYSDPHLGNLRAYVFTDTLSRVLRWKGHRLTHVLNITDVGHLTSDADEGEDKMEAAAKKRGMSAWDISRHYADVFRRNLRDLNIRTPDHMPLATDYVEKMIDFAKGFAEANCYQLDSGLYFDSSTVPDYGKLSGGQDDAGEGRIENVEGKRHPQDFAIWRTTPPGESRQMEWDSPWGRGAPGWHLECSVMSAELLGLPFDIHTGGIDHREIHHVNEIAQNQAHCRCGDSGAKIWMHNNFLVDRGGKMSKSKGGIATLDALVAKGVHPLAYRLMCLSAHYRSELEFSGENLVAALVRLRRLVLAAEKFRAADGKGGGDAGTYLERLDTAVSDDLNTPRALPLLEELLADKKLGQEARLMTLAQFDEVLGLDLLHLSRADLRVRPSDAMVTEAEIETRLAQRKEARAAKDFARSDAIRDELLGAGVEVMDGDPLGWDWKVEL
- a CDS encoding TrmH family RNA methyltransferase, coding for MREITAFSNPLVKRVRSLRDKKHRRDEGLFLAEGLRILTEAREAGHLPAYLFFAKGHDTHPLAQQLIAATEVAGGEVIQTDSDILSKLSGKDNPGAVVGVYAELPTDLARIDRTAAPIWLVAERLRDPGNLGTILRTADAVGAGGLILIDKCVDPFSVEAVRASMGALFTIPIARAPWEEFHDWLRGGPGQLVGLALEGAVDYRAPDFAAPVFLLTGNEAQGLPPAYAQACDLRVKIPMLGKADSLNAAVATAVMAYTVLDRIRPLD
- a CDS encoding response regulator transcription factor, with the protein product MTATIALVDDDRNILTSVSIALQAEGFVTRVYSDGEAALKALVDNPPDLAVLDVKMPKMDGLELLRRLREKSQIPVIFLTSKDDELDEALGLAMGADDYIAKPFSQRLLIARIRAILRRTEALAAPVGEEPAQEVQPVLERGPLTMDPARHKVTWKGDTVTLTVTEFMILETLAQRPGIVKTRNQLMDAAYQDDIYVDDRTIDSHIKRVRRKFRQVDPEFDAIETLYGAGYRFSDE
- a CDS encoding PTS sugar transporter subunit IIA; its protein translation is MIGLVLVTHGRLAEEFVVAMEHVVGRQERIATIAIGPDDDMEGRRADIAKAIIAVDGGRGVIVLTDLFGGTPSNLAISLMEAGKVEVIAGINLPMLIRLGGARKTMKVTEAVAAAREAGRKYITVASEVLGEAAA
- a CDS encoding sensor histidine kinase encodes the protein MAPDIASPTNKPAASRDERDLALRWSARLSLTPRILAVNIFALAMLAGGFFYLDSYRARIVDSRVAQASREATLIAQAIASTPKIDRDALILRLARTSGSRIRIYDRAGRVQLDTRAMGLANVVLRDPDKDPWNQTAARFLDAVIDKVAGADRVSQFRERAPDKGLEWPDLRTAFDTGATTASVWRAPDRTPVITAAAPFGPDGAVFTTVNARDITQTVRVERFRLGVVLGVAVGLSIFLSLFLARTIVRPLRRLARAAVRVRLGRAREVVVPRLPERRDEIGHLARSLSDMSLALRARIDATEAFAADLTHELKNPLASLRSAVDSLAAIRDPALQEQLLAVVRDDVLRLDRLISDISEASRLDAQLSRAKFDPIDLAAMIAGLIAQHETRGVERGVRLRFDRPVDMLPMVMGEGARLERVFENLIDNAISFSPEGGTVALSLAVRGDMLEARVEDEGPGVPEEAREAIFRRFHSVRPESEEFGKHSGLGLAIARTIVEGHQGSLGVESREDRMHGARFVVRLPLVQPA
- the rapZ gene encoding RNase adapter RapZ, whose translation is MSKRRPKQILLVTGMSGAGKSTVLRTLEDLGWEVVDNLPLLLLNRLLDTEPPEGSDGDDRPLAFGIGTRTRAFDADSIVRRIKKLRDERGYDMGTLFLDCSGAELERRYSETRRRHPLALDRPASDGITRERDLLQPLRRWANRVIDTSNLSSNDLAQQIRKTFSGPGLGETVLSIMSFGFARSIPAGADLVFDMRFLRNPHWVESLRPGTGKDPDVAAYVAGDPAYDEALERIEGLIELLLPRYQAEGKSYVTIAFGCTGGRHRSVHVAERVAARLHAAGFSPTVTHRDLQTAPQDSLEGPPGAR
- a CDS encoding HPr family phosphocarrier protein, which gives rise to MSRVSRTVLIGNRRGLHARASAKFVTLASTQPVELTVEKDGNCVTGTSIMGLMMLGAAMGDTITISAAGDGAENAVLKLVELVEDRFGED
- a CDS encoding D-2-hydroxyacid dehydrogenase: MKAVLPALARPLIESGLPDGIEPHWFASREEAMALIADADIGWVDMQRPGWTGEIAAAGTRLKWLSTIYAGIDGFDTALLRERGTILTNGTGINAIAVAEYAVMGMLAAAKRFDQVVRMADRREWPGDAPGKVELFETRALVIGYGTIGRMVGDRLAAFGVAVTGVTRSGRSATLTPDQWRARLGDFDWIILAAPSTDATAAMIGADELAAMKPGAWLVNIARGDMVDQPALIEALEQRRIAGAFLDVVTPEPLPADHPLWTAPNVIHSMHLSGRSQTKMFMRAASLFLENARAFVAGAPMKNVVDLDAGY